Proteins co-encoded in one Oscillatoria salina IIICB1 genomic window:
- a CDS encoding Fur family transcriptional regulator has product MSNVKNNQTASTMQDRGAFNKPISSLEDALNRCQELGMRVSRQRRYILELLWEVQEHLSAREIYDRLNQRGKDIGHTSVYQNLEALSSQGIIESVERCDGRLYGNISDSHSHVNCLDTNQIIDVYVELPKDLLEEIEERTGVKIVDYRIDFYGRKKEG; this is encoded by the coding sequence ATGAGTAATGTAAAAAATAACCAAACAGCCTCAACTATGCAAGATCGAGGGGCATTCAACAAACCAATTAGCTCATTAGAAGACGCTCTCAATCGGTGTCAAGAGCTTGGGATGCGTGTAAGTCGCCAACGTCGTTATATACTCGAACTGTTGTGGGAAGTACAAGAACACCTTTCAGCGAGGGAGATATACGATCGCTTAAATCAACGAGGTAAAGATATCGGTCACACTTCGGTATATCAAAATTTAGAGGCGCTCTCAAGTCAAGGAATTATTGAAAGTGTGGAGCGTTGTGATGGGAGGTTGTATGGTAACATTAGCGATTCCCACAGCCACGTGAATTGTTTGGATACTAACCAAATTATAGATGTTTACGTGGAACTGCCGAAAGATCTGCTCGAGGAAATCGAGGAGAGGACAGGAGTAAAAATCGTTGATTATCGGATTGATTTTTACGGAAGGAAAAAGGAAGGCTAA
- a CDS encoding CRR6 family NdhI maturation factor, which yields MTITITVNTDNINNLDLSPVENEVEKISQAGEIAKYEQQINFKIEYEMDETDPREISEVPEVRLWFVRLDARYPWLPFLLDWKSGELYRYAAMLVPHQFHRTEGIQYNPEALEIFVMKKIFVFSDWLQGQNISSKSKLQSMAQTLGYELEDSFFEMIK from the coding sequence ATGACAATTACAATTACTGTCAATACTGACAACATCAATAACTTAGATTTATCGCCTGTGGAAAATGAGGTCGAAAAAATATCGCAAGCAGGTGAAATTGCTAAATATGAACAGCAAATTAACTTTAAAATCGAATATGAGATGGATGAAACTGACCCCAGAGAAATATCGGAAGTACCAGAAGTAAGGTTATGGTTTGTGCGTCTTGATGCTCGTTATCCTTGGCTACCTTTTCTGTTAGATTGGAAATCTGGGGAACTTTATCGCTATGCAGCAATGTTGGTTCCGCATCAGTTTCATCGCACCGAAGGTATTCAATATAATCCAGAGGCTTTAGAAATTTTTGTGATGAAGAAAATCTTTGTGTTTAGTGATTGGTTACAAGGGCAAAATATTAGTAGTAAATCGAAGTTGCAATCAATGGCTCAAACTTTAGGTTATGAGCTTGAAGATAGCTTTTTTGAGATGATTAAATAA
- a CDS encoding pentapeptide repeat-containing protein produces the protein MSLNIRQWLEDRHIELTQLEHLGSEVFGVAFRIAQDMELKSLTPFDICSLTDVLELPLHASWRLAQPIANLTVGLLRLLSRKKSLKRSEGTWLTFQVAYLNALIGILEQELQVTRPWLNRAIILKDADKDLAQPLLDAELQGLLATLRPGRLSDTQAEQALSLIESSLLVQQMNKLCLAWLVANGAEETQAKLLVQRLVNGLPGYLLAAIAQNPLPLAQLQKFVRLGIASNTPQTTASNSQNNNRLCEIEINLPREEYRANLLKTLSQPLLGENFSLQDIYVPLKGIPLEAPLPQKPESTQDTQNTVNLSDWANSQLQDTQTIAVIFGEPGSGKTSFCQIWAAQIAEKLYPDWMPLFIPLRDVTLSDTFEETLDSALPRAHFSDSDGWLSPQAPPCLLILDGLDELPRSPQTTRHLLEFLDQIVHFRARCLNSQTPLPHKIILTCRDRSADLILRTLFNLTRKYHLHTHLPLSTQLAAIELASMEQEQWRQWFTHWTKLQSKSIAQAYFSFLKQQGLFQKQPLKFKQLSHCIRQPLFLYLLGILHRDGWLTDFPREQPSSELKFTIYNRILQWLLGENKGNLLPERGFQGQAHAYRSAEAIANLLAQRQPSQLRTSMQELALSILQTGKWKLTLQPNSAEPAIARPPLPALLFQLTPHQNQTPKLLQIGFTHRSLGEYLAAEHLAQQLQTLTQKTQNRYGEIKYLIPSEQTLAEQLYRLFGYGPLSPEIAELILERLQLQQQRNPRTFSFSTLFQRLLTFYRAHSRSRWLDEGIVTSTYTHLQTKTNPLNTLQIDAAVGVNVFLLLCLTAKAAQIPFYPCGTPDRLQDFDPDRLLNAIARTAVLSPTCFLSQTRNHLNQLQLVSVCLSQANLSGANLSDANLSGAELIGINLVAANLERANLSWATLIDANLKNANLIQANLSGANLSGANLSGANLSGANLKNACLDRTQLDQQTKNLAQASGAFFSLAEFDRHCQTLALSVRPQSPQQNQLSETYFAAQIESVEGEPILPNAWDETFSRHSQANSQDETIAAPNPPHQDYPPQQQQSYSPFAPHSPVNSQDETIAAPDPPHQDYPP, from the coding sequence ATGAGCCTGAACATTCGGCAGTGGCTAGAAGATCGCCACATAGAACTTACACAGTTAGAACATCTCGGTTCTGAGGTATTTGGCGTTGCTTTTCGCATTGCCCAAGATATGGAGTTGAAAAGTTTAACTCCCTTCGATATTTGTTCTTTAACCGACGTCCTCGAACTACCCCTGCACGCTAGCTGGCGCCTCGCCCAGCCCATTGCTAACTTGACTGTGGGGCTGCTTCGTCTCCTCAGTCGGAAAAAATCTCTCAAGCGCTCTGAGGGAACCTGGCTAACATTTCAGGTAGCATATCTCAACGCCCTAATCGGTATTTTAGAACAAGAACTACAAGTAACAAGACCTTGGTTAAATCGCGCAATTATCTTAAAAGACGCAGACAAAGACCTGGCACAACCCTTACTCGACGCTGAATTACAAGGACTATTAGCAACCCTACGTCCCGGACGTCTCAGCGACACCCAAGCAGAACAAGCCCTTTCCTTAATAGAATCTTCCCTCCTCGTCCAGCAAATGAACAAACTCTGCCTTGCTTGGTTAGTCGCCAACGGAGCCGAAGAAACCCAAGCCAAGCTTCTCGTGCAACGTTTAGTTAACGGGCTTCCCGGCTACCTACTCGCCGCGATCGCCCAAAACCCCCTACCCCTAGCCCAACTGCAAAAATTCGTCCGTCTCGGTATCGCCAGCAATACTCCACAAACTACTGCCTCTAACTCCCAAAACAACAACCGACTGTGCGAAATAGAAATTAACTTACCCCGCGAAGAATATCGGGCAAATCTACTCAAAACTCTCAGCCAACCCCTCCTCGGAGAAAACTTTTCCCTCCAGGACATCTACGTCCCCCTCAAAGGTATCCCCTTAGAAGCACCCCTGCCCCAAAAACCAGAATCTACCCAAGACACCCAAAACACAGTCAACCTGAGCGACTGGGCAAATTCTCAACTCCAAGACACCCAAACCATTGCTGTCATCTTCGGGGAACCAGGCAGTGGCAAAACTAGCTTTTGTCAAATCTGGGCAGCTCAAATCGCTGAAAAGCTTTATCCTGATTGGATGCCCCTCTTCATTCCCCTCCGAGACGTCACCCTCAGCGACACTTTTGAAGAAACCTTAGACTCTGCCCTACCTAGAGCGCATTTTAGCGACAGCGACGGTTGGCTTTCCCCCCAAGCACCCCCTTGTCTCCTGATTCTCGATGGCTTAGACGAACTACCTCGTTCCCCTCAAACAACTCGTCACCTCTTAGAATTTCTCGACCAAATCGTCCATTTTCGCGCTCGCTGTTTGAACAGTCAAACCCCCTTACCCCATAAAATTATCTTGACCTGTCGCGATCGCAGCGCCGACCTTATCCTACGTACCCTCTTCAACCTGACCAGAAAATATCATCTCCACACTCACTTGCCGCTCTCGACTCAACTAGCAGCAATTGAGCTCGCCTCAATGGAACAAGAACAATGGCGACAGTGGTTTACCCACTGGACTAAACTACAATCAAAATCGATCGCCCAAGCCTATTTCTCCTTCCTCAAACAACAAGGACTATTTCAGAAACAGCCGCTTAAATTCAAACAATTATCTCACTGTATCCGTCAGCCTCTATTCCTTTATCTCTTAGGAATCCTTCATCGAGACGGTTGGTTAACAGACTTCCCCCGCGAACAACCTTCGTCCGAGCTTAAATTCACAATCTACAACCGAATTCTCCAATGGCTCCTAGGAGAAAACAAAGGCAACCTCCTACCCGAACGAGGCTTTCAAGGACAAGCCCATGCTTATCGCAGCGCTGAAGCGATCGCTAACCTCCTCGCCCAAAGACAACCATCGCAACTGCGTACCTCAATGCAAGAATTAGCCCTCTCCATTCTCCAAACTGGAAAATGGAAACTAACCCTCCAACCCAACTCCGCCGAGCCAGCGATCGCTCGCCCTCCCCTTCCTGCCCTCCTCTTCCAGCTCACACCCCACCAGAACCAAACCCCCAAACTTTTACAAATCGGCTTCACCCATCGCAGCCTTGGCGAATATCTCGCCGCCGAACACCTCGCCCAACAACTTCAAACCCTCACCCAAAAAACTCAGAACCGCTATGGCGAAATTAAATATCTCATCCCCTCCGAACAAACCCTAGCCGAACAGCTTTATCGCCTCTTTGGATACGGACCCCTCTCCCCCGAAATAGCAGAACTAATCCTCGAACGACTGCAACTCCAACAACAGCGCAACCCCCGCACCTTCTCCTTCTCCACCCTTTTTCAACGCCTACTCACCTTTTATCGCGCCCATAGTCGCAGTCGCTGGCTCGACGAAGGTATCGTTACCTCCACTTATACCCACCTCCAAACAAAAACCAACCCACTCAACACCCTCCAAATCGATGCCGCCGTGGGAGTAAATGTCTTCTTACTCCTTTGTTTAACCGCCAAAGCTGCCCAAATCCCTTTCTATCCTTGCGGAACCCCCGACCGCCTCCAAGACTTCGACCCCGACCGCCTCCTGAACGCTATTGCTCGTACTGCCGTTCTCTCCCCCACCTGCTTCCTCAGCCAAACCCGCAACCATTTAAATCAACTACAGCTCGTCAGTGTTTGTTTGAGTCAAGCAAATCTCTCTGGTGCCAACCTCTCTGATGCCAACCTTTCTGGTGCTGAACTAATCGGAATCAACCTAGTAGCGGCTAATCTCGAACGTGCCAACTTATCTTGGGCAACTCTCATTGACGCCAATCTGAAAAACGCTAACCTCATTCAAGCGAACCTCTCTGGTGCCAACCTCTCTGGTGCCAACCTCTCTGGTGCCAACCTCTCTGGTGCCAACCTGAAAAACGCCTGCTTAGATCGAACCCAGTTAGACCAGCAAACAAAAAACCTCGCCCAAGCAAGCGGAGCATTCTTCTCCTTAGCAGAATTCGATCGCCATTGTCAAACTCTAGCCCTCAGCGTACGCCCTCAAAGCCCACAACAAAATCAACTCAGCGAAACCTACTTTGCCGCCCAAATTGAAAGCGTGGAAGGAGAACCTATCTTACCTAACGCCTGGGATGAAACCTTTTCTCGTCACTCTCAGGCAAATAGCCAAGACGAGACAATCGCCGCACCCAACCCACCTCACCAAGATTATCCTCCTCAACAGCAACAGAGCTACTCGCCCTTTGCACCTCACTCCCCGGTAAATAGCCAAGACGAGACAATCGCCGCACCCGACCCACCCCACCAAGATTATCCCCCTTAA